In the genome of Longimicrobium sp., the window TCAGCTGGGTGGGCGCCAACGCCGCCCGCGTTTCGCAGCGCGTCCCCGTCGCCCCCCTGCGGGTGGGCACGGGGACGGGCGAGCCCCACCAGTCGCTGGTGCTTCCCAACACCCCCGTGATCCCCGGCTCGGTGCAGCTTGCCGTGGGCGGCGAAGCGTGGACGCGGGTGGACGACCTGCTTTCCGCCCCGCCCGAGGTGCCGGTGCGCGACCCCTCGCTTCCCCCCGGCGCCCCGGCGCCCGCGGCGGGCGACCCGCGCGTGTTCGCCGTCGATCGCGAAAGCGGACAGGTGACGTTCGGCAGCGGCTACGCGGGAATGCGTCCGCCCCCGGGGGCGGCCATCGTCGCGGCGTACGCGCACGGCGGCGGCCGCGCCGGGAACGTGGGCGTGGGCGGCATCCGGACGGCGCCGCGGCTTCCCGCGGGGTTCCGCCCGTTCAACCCCGTGCCCACCTGGGGGGGCGACGACGGCGAGAGCGTCGCCGAGGCCGAGCGCCGCATTCCCCTTCACCTGAAGCACCAGGACCGCGCCGTCTCGGCCGAGGACTTCCGCGAGATCGTCCCGCAGACGCCCGGCATCTCGCTGGGGCGAATGGAGGTGCTCCCCAGCTACCACCCGTCCATCGGCTCGCCGGCGCCGGGGGTGGTCACCCTGCTGCTGATTCCCAACGATCCCCTGCGCCCCGAGGGGCCGGTTCCCGACCGCCTCTTCCTTCAGGCCGTCTGCCGCTACCTGGAGCCGCGCCGCCTGGTGACCACCGAGGTGCACCTGCGCGGGCCGGAGTACGTGCCGGTGTCGCTGGCGGTGGGCTTCGACGCCATCGCGGGAAGCGACATCGCGGCCGTGCGCGAAGAGGTGAAGGCGGCGCTGCGGCGCTTCCTGTCTCCCCTGCAGGGGGGGCATCCCGTCCGCGCGACGGCGTACGACGAGCCCACCGCCCGGGGGTGGCTGCTGGACACCGCCGTGGAAGACCGCGAGTTGTGGGCGCAGGTGGCGCGGGTGCCCGGCGTGTCGAGCGTGCGGGGGGTGAGGATGTGGAACGCGGCGGGGGCGGAAATCCGCACGCTGGGCATCTCGGGCCTTCAGCTTCCCCGGCTGGACCACCTGTCGGTACGCACGGGAGACCCCGAAGACCTGAAGGACGCCATCACCGGCGGCCCCGGGACGGGCGCGGGAGGAACGGGGACGGGTGGAACGGGAACGGGTGGAACGGGAACGGGAACGGGCGGCACGGGGACCGGAACGGGCGGGGCCGCGCGCAAGCGGCGCCCGGTGCCGGTGATTCCGCGGAGCTGCTGAGGAGGCGCGCGTGGACGTCAACGGCACCCGCTTTCACCTGCTCCTGGGGCGCGGCGACTGGCTTCCCCGACCGGTGGCCGGCGCGGAGTGGGACGACGCCACCGCCAGCGTGGGGCTGGAGCGGCTTCCCTTCGTCTTTCCCCCGCGCCGGGCCGAGAGCCCGCCCCGGCTGGAAGACCGCCGCGGCGCCGGGCGCGACCGCCACGGCAACTGGTACTGGGTGTCGGACGACGGGCGCGGCATCGCCAGCCGCGGCCGCCACGACGCCGAGCCCACCGCGTTCTGGCCGCACCCGGAGCCCTCGTGCGCGCCGGCGCCGGGGAGCGACTTCGCCCCCGCCGCGCCCCCGCCGCCGCGGCCCCCCGCGCGCATCCATGGGCTGGCGGTGACGGGCGAGCACTACCTGGTGGCGGGCACGCCGGACCAGAACGGGCTGCTGGTGTTCGACCTGGCCGCGGGAGGCGAGCCGCTGGCGCTGCGCTGGCCCGCCGGGGTGCCCTTTGCGCCCTGGGACATCGCCGCGGCGCCGGACGGCGGCGTGTGGGTGCTGGACCGCGACAACGCCCGGCTCTGGTCGCTGGACCGGCTGTTCCGCGTCCGCCAGGTGCATCCCTCGCCCGACGTGGCGGACGAGCCGGACTTCGCCCCGGCGCTCCCCCCCGAAGACGGCGGGGAGCGGCCCCGGCGGGAGCCGCGCGAGGGCCCGCTGCGCCTGCAGGCTTCGCTTTCCATCGCTTCGGTGCTGGACCCCATCGCCGTCGAGGTGCTGTGCGACGGAAGCGCGCTGGTCCTGGGGCGCGACGGCACGGCGCCGGTGATCCACCGCTTCACCCTGCAGCGCGGGGAAACGTCGGTGCATCCCCTGGCCCCGCTGCTGTACGCGCATCCCGAGGTGATCCACGAGATGCCGTACGCGCACGAGTTCGCCTTCGTCCCCGCGGCGGGGTGCTCGCGCGAGGCGGTGTCGGGGCAGGTGCTGCTCACCTCGCCCGACGGCAACCAGGCCTTCGCCTTCACCATCGCCGGCCCCGCGGACGAGCCGTGGCTGGAGTTCGACCCGCGCTTCTTTCCCATGCGCCGCCACGGCGGCCGCGCGCTGGTGGTGGCCGGGGGCGAGGCCCACTACGACAGCGGAACGCGCTGGGTGTCGCTGCTGGAGTATCCGCGTCCCACCTTCGGCCGCGGGGCGAAGCTGGTCTTCCCCGCCCTCCCCGCGGAGG includes:
- a CDS encoding baseplate J/gp47 family protein translates to MPLIVPKIDDRDYSRILSEALARIPVHTPEWTNFNDADPGVTLLQLFAFMTDSLLYRANLIPERNRLKFLDLLGIPLRPAAAAVGVVSIDNERGPLETVTLPAELQLFAGPVGFVTGNALDVLPVEGRVFYRAPLPAGSSEDTAQRMYEQLYGDTDEDASSLDFYRTTPFEAPQNGARIGAVSLTQDAVDNTLWMALLVRPADVKLENARDRVRKAIAGKTLTLGFVPAWDGSQRVMRPGGAPPRRLPTLAFDISTGEFSGDTPRYARLDAAADDDALENLTLVQLTLPEAGGFGAWNDLDPMEEGVGELPPALDDEKVADRVLCWIRIRLDASDAGGTASKGWEARFSWVGANAARVSQRVPVAPLRVGTGTGEPHQSLVLPNTPVIPGSVQLAVGGEAWTRVDDLLSAPPEVPVRDPSLPPGAPAPAAGDPRVFAVDRESGQVTFGSGYAGMRPPPGAAIVAAYAHGGGRAGNVGVGGIRTAPRLPAGFRPFNPVPTWGGDDGESVAEAERRIPLHLKHQDRAVSAEDFREIVPQTPGISLGRMEVLPSYHPSIGSPAPGVVTLLLIPNDPLRPEGPVPDRLFLQAVCRYLEPRRLVTTEVHLRGPEYVPVSLAVGFDAIAGSDIAAVREEVKAALRRFLSPLQGGHPVRATAYDEPTARGWLLDTAVEDRELWAQVARVPGVSSVRGVRMWNAAGAEIRTLGISGLQLPRLDHLSVRTGDPEDLKDAITGGPGTGAGGTGTGGTGTGGTGTGTGGTGTGTGGAARKRRPVPVIPRSC